From the Patescibacteria group bacterium genome, one window contains:
- a CDS encoding PKD domain-containing protein, translating into MRRRYLAFFFVGLGVLLLVFAVGFLLRESPQEAEQPDVLSDTLPPFTAIFFPQDKSWHSKGFLATILDSDLDSGFAEKHQCQYIIQDLGTRQAVGGVRPCQEVRVFVSVGQGQTCSSTFDATSSAGRCLLSSKAFDKAGNESSWESAVFLIDLNGPEVGKASLPPIVQPGEEYIIEATVSDNGKITGCAFFVDRKVLEADVFLSPLPCQEGEACSVSFLHAFSVPGEYGGAFVCSDAAGNVASGESVPFRVFVNKSPEISFCRVTPGRGDRTTEFRFETQATDPDGDQLSFSWSFGDGDTSQYSSPFHSYARLGTFMPKVEVRDLSGATATCATAWVIVE; encoded by the coding sequence ATGAGAAGACGATACCTTGCCTTCTTCTTTGTTGGACTTGGCGTTCTTTTGCTGGTGTTTGCCGTGGGGTTCTTGCTGAGAGAATCCCCCCAAGAAGCCGAGCAGCCGGATGTCTTAAGTGATACCCTTCCTCCTTTTACGGCCATCTTCTTCCCGCAGGACAAGTCCTGGCACAGCAAGGGATTTCTCGCCACGATTCTTGATTCTGATCTCGATTCTGGTTTCGCAGAGAAACACCAATGTCAGTACATCATTCAGGACCTTGGAACAAGGCAGGCTGTTGGGGGAGTCCGCCCCTGCCAGGAAGTTCGGGTGTTTGTCTCGGTCGGGCAGGGGCAGACGTGCTCCTCCACATTTGATGCCACCTCTTCTGCTGGAAGATGCCTGCTGTCCAGCAAGGCATTCGACAAGGCGGGGAACGAATCTTCCTGGGAGAGTGCCGTGTTCCTCATTGACCTTAACGGTCCTGAGGTGGGGAAGGCCTCCCTACCTCCCATTGTCCAGCCGGGGGAGGAGTATATTATTGAAGCAACGGTTTCAGACAACGGCAAGATAACGGGATGCGCCTTCTTTGTAGACAGAAAAGTGCTGGAGGCAGACGTTTTTCTCTCCCCCTTGCCCTGCCAGGAGGGAGAAGCTTGCAGCGTATCTTTTTTACACGCCTTTTCTGTGCCCGGCGAGTACGGGGGCGCCTTTGTCTGTTCTGATGCGGCAGGAAACGTAGCTTCCGGGGAATCGGTGCCGTTCCGGGTGTTTGTGAATAAAAGCCCCGAGATCAGCTTCTGTCGGGTTACCCCTGGCCGGGGGGACCGGACCACCGAGTTTCGGTTTGAGACGCAAGCCACGGACCCCGACGGAGACCAACTCTCCTTTTCCTGGAGTTTTGGGGATGGGGACACGTCACAATATTCTTCTCCGTTCCATTCCTACGCGCGTCTCGGGACGTTTATGCCAAAGGTTGAAGTCAGAGACTTAAGCGGGGCAACGGCAACGTGTGCTACGGCCTGGGTGATTGTGGAGTAA
- the clpP gene encoding ATP-dependent Clp endopeptidase proteolytic subunit ClpP: protein MNLIPTVIEKTQYGERAYDIYSRLLRDRIVFLGAPINDVVANSIIAQFLFLASRDAEKPIQFYINTPGGIISSGLAIYDTMQYIKSPVHTVCVGMAASMGALLLAAGEKGKRFALPNSQILIHQPIGGAQGQASEIEIAAKEIVRMKERLNKILVKYTGQPMEKIEKDTDRDYYMTAEEAKTYGLIDQVIKAKSG from the coding sequence ATGAATCTTATTCCAACCGTTATTGAAAAGACTCAATATGGGGAGCGGGCCTACGACATCTATTCTCGTCTTTTGCGAGACCGCATCGTTTTTTTGGGGGCCCCCATTAACGACGTAGTGGCAAACTCCATTATTGCCCAGTTCTTGTTTTTGGCTTCACGTGATGCAGAAAAACCCATTCAGTTCTACATCAATACCCCGGGCGGCATCATTTCCTCTGGGCTTGCCATCTATGACACCATGCAGTATATAAAGTCGCCCGTACACACGGTATGTGTTGGCATGGCAGCCTCCATGGGAGCCCTGCTGTTGGCAGCGGGCGAGAAAGGAAAGCGCTTTGCCCTGCCTAACTCCCAAATTTTAATTCACCAGCCCATAGGAGGAGCCCAGGGCCAGGCCTCTGAGATTGAGATTGCAGCCAAGGAAATCGTGAGGATGAAAGAACGCTTAAACAAGATTCTGGTAAAGTACACGGGGCAACCCATGGAAAAAATTGAAAAGGATACGGACCGCGATTACTATATGACAGCCGAGGAAGCAAAAACTTACGGTTTAATTGATCAGGTAATCAAGGCAAAGTCGGGATGA
- the nusA gene encoding transcription termination/antitermination protein NusA, translated as MDLKNFLLAVEIIAEEKGLPKEKVFELIEQAVAAAYKKEYGTRGQIVKAKMDPKTGKVEFWQVKQVVDEDMIYSEEELEELKDKKEEEELAQEGKKVRFHPERHILLADAKKIQKKIAVGEDLEIKLESKGDYGRIAAQTAKQVILQKIREAEREAVLEEFQSKEGELVSGIVQRVEGRMVFVDLGKTLGIMPKEEQVPGEFYRPGQRLKFYLLSVEDQPRGPSVVLSRAYPKFISKLFELEVPEIAAESVEIKAITREPGSRSKIAVVSREEGVDPVGSMVGQRGTRVSAVINELGGEKIDIIEWAEDSEVYLANSLSPAKVLQVEVQDQNKAVAIVPEDQLSLAIGRDGQNVRLAAKLTGWKIDIRTPEGKGVSLEKEEEEVEKSEDVPTRHKEVASKEEKG; from the coding sequence ATGGATCTAAAAAACTTTTTACTGGCAGTAGAGATCATTGCAGAAGAGAAAGGCCTTCCCAAGGAAAAGGTCTTTGAGTTAATTGAGCAGGCTGTTGCCGCTGCCTACAAAAAAGAATACGGAACCAGAGGACAGATAGTGAAGGCAAAAATGGACCCCAAAACAGGGAAGGTTGAGTTTTGGCAGGTAAAGCAGGTGGTAGACGAAGACATGATCTATTCAGAAGAGGAGTTGGAGGAATTAAAGGACAAAAAAGAGGAGGAAGAGCTTGCGCAAGAGGGGAAAAAGGTGAGGTTTCACCCTGAGCGCCACATTCTTTTGGCAGACGCAAAGAAGATACAAAAAAAGATTGCTGTGGGAGAGGATCTGGAGATAAAACTGGAGTCAAAGGGCGACTACGGAAGGATTGCAGCTCAAACCGCAAAGCAGGTTATCTTGCAAAAGATACGCGAGGCGGAACGAGAGGCGGTGTTAGAAGAGTTTCAGTCAAAGGAAGGAGAGCTGGTGTCTGGCATTGTGCAGCGAGTGGAGGGAAGAATGGTATTTGTGGATCTGGGAAAGACGTTAGGAATTATGCCCAAAGAAGAGCAGGTTCCAGGAGAGTTTTACCGTCCGGGCCAAAGATTGAAGTTCTACCTCTTGTCTGTAGAAGACCAGCCCCGGGGTCCTTCTGTGGTTCTCTCTCGTGCCTACCCCAAGTTCATTTCCAAGCTTTTTGAATTGGAAGTTCCAGAGATTGCAGCAGAAAGCGTGGAGATTAAGGCCATTACCAGGGAACCCGGATCCAGGTCAAAGATTGCCGTGGTTTCGCGGGAGGAAGGGGTGGATCCGGTTGGCTCCATGGTAGGGCAAAGAGGTACAAGGGTTTCTGCCGTTATTAATGAGCTGGGGGGTGAAAAGATAGACATTATTGAATGGGCAGAGGATTCTGAAGTATATCTTGCAAATTCCCTATCCCCTGCCAAGGTTCTGCAGGTTGAGGTTCAAGATCAGAACAAGGCAGTGGCCATTGTTCCAGAAGATCAGCTGTCCTTGGCCATTGGACGGGATGGCCAGAACGTGCGCTTAGCGGCCAAACTCACGGGTTGGAAGATAGATATTCGAACCCCAGAAGGGAAAGGAGTTTCTTTAGAAAAAGAAGAAGAGGAGGTTGAGAAATCAGAGGATGTGCCGACGAGGCACAAAGAGGTTGCGTCAAAAGAAGAAAAAGGGTAA
- a CDS encoding DUF4239 domain-containing protein has product MASLLKKIKLPYLVTVVIAGSFLLVFLLPTKEDVGEGINTILGVVGLLFAILVGFFITDLWSRFQKIRDSVATEVSGLQTYYLFTQILGDFPQHKEWAKKQQELIDRYVREFFAVEWQDYGKIDPHFNAIIQSLGDVKELKTNKEVETYTNFLPLLNEITTARERLFMYGKDRLSKLEWMVVLFLSLILVFSIFFVRTPDLPSLFLTGTLISTVAILLLILRDLDDLSFGEDMVSFEPYETIFDVIGKPRFYLKRDIKSGRVKPPKSEEYRVGD; this is encoded by the coding sequence GTGGCCTCTCTCTTAAAGAAAATTAAGCTCCCATATCTTGTTACTGTTGTTATAGCGGGATCGTTTCTCCTGGTTTTTCTGCTTCCCACCAAGGAAGATGTAGGAGAGGGTATAAACACCATTCTGGGAGTCGTGGGCCTTCTTTTCGCAATCCTGGTTGGGTTTTTCATTACCGACCTATGGAGCAGGTTCCAAAAAATCAGGGACAGTGTTGCAACAGAGGTCAGTGGTCTTCAGACCTATTATCTTTTTACACAGATACTCGGGGACTTCCCTCAGCACAAAGAGTGGGCAAAAAAACAGCAAGAACTTATTGATAGATACGTAAGAGAGTTCTTTGCTGTTGAGTGGCAGGACTATGGAAAAATTGACCCGCATTTTAATGCAATCATTCAATCTCTTGGTGATGTAAAAGAATTAAAGACCAATAAAGAAGTGGAGACGTATACGAACTTCTTGCCGCTTTTAAACGAGATTACAACCGCACGAGAACGCTTATTTATGTATGGCAAAGATAGGTTGAGTAAATTGGAGTGGATGGTAGTTTTGTTTCTTTCTTTGATCCTGGTGTTCTCTATCTTTTTTGTCAGAACACCAGACCTACCATCTCTTTTTTTGACTGGCACGCTTATCTCAACCGTTGCTATCCTTTTACTTATCCTCCGCGATCTGGATGATTTAAGTTTTGGAGAGGACATGGTTTCTTTTGAACCATACGAGACTATTTTTGATGTCATAGGGAAGCCTCGTTTTTATCTTAAAAGAGACATAAAATCTGGAAGGGTGAAACCTCCAAAAAGTGAGGAATATAGAGTTGGAGACTGA
- a CDS encoding vitamin K epoxide reductase family protein — protein MFSFWIPVLALIGLADASYLLYKKLRKEKLVCFFGDDCDKVSKSEYGYMFGIPSEVFGVGFYLFVLALFVLSQLGNTMGLGLPLLSLLLFAAISASLASLYLLFVQAFILKKWCEWCILSALVNFFILFLVL, from the coding sequence ATGTTTTCTTTTTGGATTCCCGTTCTAGCCCTTATTGGGTTGGCAGATGCCTCTTACCTCTTGTACAAAAAACTCCGAAAGGAAAAGCTTGTGTGTTTTTTTGGGGATGACTGCGACAAAGTGAGCAAGAGCGAGTATGGATACATGTTTGGTATCCCCAGCGAGGTGTTTGGCGTTGGCTTTTACCTTTTTGTTCTTGCCCTGTTTGTTCTCTCGCAGCTTGGCAATACCATGGGTCTGGGACTTCCCCTTCTTTCCCTTTTGCTGTTTGCTGCAATTTCAGCCTCCCTTGCTTCTTTGTACCTTCTTTTTGTTCAAGCTTTCATCTTGAAAAAGTGGTGTGAATGGTGTATCTTGAGTGCCTTAGTGAATTTCTTTATCCTCTTTCTTGTTCTTTAG
- a CDS encoding magnesium transporter CorA family protein: MITIYYRTLKEQELQTLEKFKTGSWVAVENPTEEELDFLAQDLPLNRDLLRDAVDPYEVPRVEREGGVTYVYTRVPLQEEVQTTTPLMIAVGKNFVLTISHRSLPFLAKFQEGRVEFYTTQKTKLFLQLFSEINTAYSSFINNIAKNVRGVTVRLEDIGNKEIKQFVMFEGSLNDFLAALTPTNTLLNNLLSGKFLQLYEQDRELVEDLTLSNRQLIELCQSNMRSISNVREGYSTIMSNNLNRVIKILTALTIVLTVPTIIASFYGMNVRLPLADSPDAFLVVLGVTILVSVAVLTLFLKNRWL, encoded by the coding sequence ATGATTACTATCTACTACAGAACATTAAAAGAACAGGAGCTCCAAACGCTTGAAAAGTTCAAGACGGGTTCTTGGGTTGCAGTTGAGAATCCAACCGAGGAAGAGCTGGATTTTTTGGCACAGGATCTGCCACTTAATAGAGATCTTCTCCGAGACGCTGTGGATCCCTATGAGGTTCCCCGGGTGGAGCGAGAAGGAGGCGTGACGTATGTATACACAAGGGTGCCTCTTCAAGAAGAAGTGCAGACCACCACTCCTCTCATGATTGCAGTTGGCAAAAACTTTGTTTTGACGATTTCTCATCGTTCTCTTCCCTTTTTAGCAAAGTTTCAGGAAGGCAGGGTGGAATTTTACACCACGCAAAAAACCAAACTCTTCCTGCAGCTCTTTTCTGAAATCAACACCGCGTACTCTTCTTTCATCAACAACATTGCAAAGAATGTGCGGGGAGTGACGGTTCGCTTAGAAGACATTGGAAACAAGGAGATAAAGCAGTTTGTGATGTTTGAAGGGTCTTTGAACGATTTTCTCGCAGCCCTGACCCCCACAAACACCTTGCTGAATAATCTTTTGTCTGGGAAATTTCTGCAGCTCTACGAGCAAGACCGCGAATTAGTGGAAGACCTCACGCTTTCAAACCGCCAGTTAATTGAACTGTGCCAGTCCAACATGAGGAGTATTAGCAACGTCAGGGAAGGATACTCTACCATCATGAGCAACAACTTAAACCGGGTGATAAAAATCTTAACTGCTCTTACCATTGTTTTGACCGTTCCAACCATTATTGCCTCTTTTTACGGCATGAATGTGCGTCTTCCCCTGGCTGATTCCCCTGATGCCTTTTTGGTGGTGCTGGGGGTCACTATTTTAGTTTCTGTTGCCGTTCTTACCTTATTTTTGAAAAACCGCTGGCTGTAA
- a CDS encoding HD domain-containing protein codes for MKTALPKEVKEVVAKLEKAGFEAYVVGGCVRDLFLKKEPNDWDIATSATPEQIQKLFPSNFYENKFFTVTILTNSKDPHVKEIEVTTFRAEFEYADRRRPGRVEYANNLNEDLSRRDFTVNAIALSPKRDLGAPKSRLGELKVYDPFEGQRDLKAKLIRAVGNPKERFKEDALRMMRAVRFVATLGFAIEEKTRKAIQKDASLLKEISAERIRDEFLKLLMGKKAMEGIEELRELGLLKYILPELEQGYGVAQNKHHIYTVWEHNLLALQYAAKNNWSLEVRLASLLHDVGKPKVKRGEGLHSTFYGHEVVGAKMTERILERLKFPKKQTGKIANLVRYHLFYYNVDEVTESSIRRLLRNIGKENVEDLMQVRMADRIGSGVPKAEPYKLRHLRYVIERVQKDPISAKMLKLNGSDVMKLGNLSPGPKVGYLLDVLLAGVLEDPKKNTKKYLEREVKELLPLEEAELLHLSKKAKKEREHVEMKRDEMSKQKYWV; via the coding sequence ATGAAGACTGCTCTTCCAAAAGAGGTAAAAGAGGTTGTAGCAAAGCTTGAGAAAGCAGGTTTTGAGGCATATGTGGTGGGAGGATGCGTTCGGGACCTGTTCTTAAAAAAAGAGCCCAACGACTGGGACATTGCGACAAGTGCCACCCCAGAGCAGATTCAAAAACTCTTTCCCAGCAACTTCTATGAAAATAAGTTCTTTACGGTAACTATTCTCACCAACAGCAAAGACCCCCATGTAAAAGAGATTGAGGTGACCACCTTTAGGGCTGAGTTTGAGTATGCAGACCGAAGGAGGCCAGGAAGGGTTGAATATGCAAATAATCTTAACGAAGATCTTTCTCGCCGCGACTTTACTGTAAATGCCATTGCCTTATCTCCTAAACGAGATTTAGGAGCTCCTAAATCTCGTTTAGGAGAGCTGAAGGTGTACGACCCTTTTGAAGGACAAAGGGACTTAAAAGCAAAACTCATTCGCGCAGTGGGAAATCCAAAGGAACGGTTTAAAGAAGATGCCTTGCGCATGATGAGAGCAGTGCGCTTTGTTGCAACCCTGGGGTTTGCAATAGAAGAGAAGACCAGAAAGGCAATTCAAAAGGATGCAAGCCTTTTAAAAGAAATTTCAGCTGAAAGAATACGGGATGAGTTCTTAAAGCTTCTCATGGGCAAAAAAGCAATGGAAGGCATTGAAGAACTCAGAGAATTAGGCCTGCTCAAATACATTCTTCCGGAGCTTGAGCAAGGGTATGGAGTCGCTCAAAACAAGCACCACATTTACACCGTGTGGGAACACAACCTTTTGGCTTTGCAATACGCAGCAAAAAACAACTGGAGTTTGGAAGTGAGACTGGCTTCTTTGCTGCATGATGTTGGCAAGCCCAAGGTAAAGAGAGGAGAAGGTTTACACTCCACTTTCTATGGCCATGAGGTGGTGGGAGCTAAAATGACAGAACGGATTTTAGAACGCCTTAAGTTTCCCAAAAAACAAACAGGGAAGATAGCGAATCTGGTTCGTTATCACCTCTTTTACTACAACGTGGACGAAGTAACAGAATCATCCATTCGGAGGTTACTGCGAAATATTGGGAAAGAGAACGTGGAGGATTTAATGCAAGTTCGCATGGCAGACCGCATTGGCTCTGGGGTGCCAAAGGCCGAACCCTACAAGCTTCGCCACTTGCGGTATGTTATTGAAAGGGTGCAAAAGGACCCCATTTCAGCAAAGATGTTAAAACTCAACGGTTCGGACGTAATGAAACTGGGAAACCTTTCCCCTGGTCCCAAGGTTGGCTACCTATTAGATGTGCTGTTGGCGGGGGTGCTGGAAGACCCCAAGAAGAATACCAAAAAGTATCTGGAGAGGGAAGTAAAAGAACTCTTACCCCTTGAGGAGGCAGAACTCCTCCATCTTTCAAAGAAGGCAAAGAAAGAGCGCGAACATGTGGAGATGAAGCGGGATGAAATGTCAAAACAAAAGTATTGGGTTTGA
- the rpsO gene encoding 30S ribosomal protein S15, translating to MLTTKDKEKLIEKYKIHTTDSGSPEVQIALITEEIKRLLSHLKKHPKDFHSKRGLLKTVAKRRTLLAYLKQESVRRYNSLIKKIGLKK from the coding sequence ATGCTCACTACAAAAGACAAGGAAAAACTGATTGAAAAATACAAGATTCATACCACAGACTCAGGGTCCCCCGAGGTTCAGATTGCCTTAATTACCGAGGAAATCAAGCGGCTGCTCTCACACTTAAAAAAGCATCCCAAGGACTTTCATTCAAAAAGGGGTCTTTTGAAAACCGTGGCAAAAAGGAGAACTCTCCTGGCATATCTCAAGCAGGAGAGCGTGAGACGCTACAACAGCCTTATTAAAAAGATTGGATTGAAAAAGTAA
- a CDS encoding NYN domain-containing protein: MPIKNKDQRVAIFIDVQNLYHSAKNLYQARVNFREILKTATAGRMLIRAMAYVVKTKTGEEKPFFDALLGLGIETRVKDLQEYYGGLKKADWDVGIAVDAIKNSGGVDVIVLISGDGDYVPLVEYLKNHGKRVEALAFGKSTSTKLRESVDEFIDLGEDSGKYLLKKSRWPAIRIIK, from the coding sequence ATGCCCATTAAAAACAAGGATCAGCGCGTCGCTATCTTTATTGACGTTCAGAACCTATATCATTCAGCAAAGAACCTCTATCAGGCAAGAGTGAACTTCCGGGAGATCTTGAAAACCGCAACGGCTGGCAGAATGCTCATTCGGGCCATGGCCTATGTAGTAAAAACCAAAACAGGGGAAGAAAAACCTTTTTTTGATGCCTTGCTTGGCCTTGGCATTGAAACCAGGGTAAAAGACCTTCAAGAATACTATGGGGGCTTAAAAAAGGCAGACTGGGATGTTGGTATCGCAGTAGATGCCATTAAAAACTCGGGGGGGGTAGATGTTATTGTCTTAATCTCCGGGGACGGGGACTATGTTCCTTTGGTGGAGTATCTTAAAAACCACGGCAAACGCGTGGAGGCCCTGGCTTTTGGAAAATCCACCTCCACCAAACTGCGTGAATCAGTGGATGAGTTTATCGACCTGGGAGAGGATTCTGGAAAATATCTTTTAAAGAAATCACGATGGCCAGCAATCAGGATTATAAAATAA
- a CDS encoding polyribonucleotide nucleotidyltransferase codes for MASNQDYKIKLGEKEISFELTSLAEQANGKVLVRMGDTVALVTAVMSRQSLDNLPFFPLTVEYEERFYAAGKILGSRYMRREGRPSDEAVITARLIDRAIRPLFPKGFNREVQVICTVLSWDATNDPDVMGLMGASLALSTSNIPFAGPVGVVRIGNIDGKFVLNPTYEERSKSDLDFVLAATAKKGEVLFNMIEAEGQEVPEDVFQEALEFAEPHLLSQIEFQEKIAKEQGKEKVPFEAPGSDNELVRECKEFLGEKLKEALFTGEKPLRMEAVNDLKAELAYYIEGKFPGQEKANPAKDYFESEIDAAVHEAALKEGKRVDDRKLDEVRELSGEVGLLPRTHGSGLFVRERTKTLSILTLGAPGDQRLMEGMEFIGKKRFMHHYNFPPYAPGEVKPMRGPGRRDIGHGLLAEKALLPIIPSVDQFPYTIRIVTEVVSSNGSTSMAAVCSSALALLDAGVPIKRPVAGISMGVMMAENGKGYALLTDIQGPEDHHGDMDFKVAGTKEGITAIQMDVKVQGISKQIFKEALAAAKEVRFKILDNVIEKLLPEQRRELSPFAPRIIILKIKPEKIGMVIGPGGKTINKIMDETGVEIDIDDSGEVFITTDDPEMAKKASDMVQGIVKEVEVGELYEGKVKKIMDFGAFVEILPGHDGLVHISQLANERVEKVTDVVNVGDSITVKVIKIDDLGRIDLSLKEAKKASSKMPAQ; via the coding sequence ATGGCCAGCAATCAGGATTATAAAATAAAACTCGGAGAAAAGGAGATTTCTTTTGAATTAACCTCCCTTGCTGAGCAGGCAAACGGGAAGGTTTTGGTCAGAATGGGAGATACCGTGGCTTTGGTAACAGCTGTCATGTCCCGCCAATCCTTAGACAATCTCCCCTTTTTCCCCTTAACCGTAGAGTATGAAGAGCGATTCTACGCTGCAGGGAAAATCCTGGGTTCGCGCTACATGCGAAGGGAAGGAAGGCCCTCGGATGAGGCGGTGATTACGGCCCGCTTAATTGACCGCGCCATTCGCCCCTTGTTCCCCAAAGGATTCAACCGCGAAGTTCAGGTTATCTGCACCGTGCTTTCCTGGGACGCAACAAACGACCCCGACGTTATGGGGTTAATGGGAGCTTCCTTGGCGCTTTCAACTTCTAACATTCCTTTTGCAGGACCTGTTGGAGTTGTTCGTATTGGCAACATAGATGGAAAGTTTGTCTTGAACCCAACCTATGAAGAACGCTCAAAGAGCGACCTCGACTTTGTGTTGGCAGCTACAGCTAAAAAGGGAGAAGTTCTCTTTAATATGATAGAGGCAGAGGGGCAGGAGGTGCCAGAAGACGTATTTCAAGAAGCCCTGGAGTTTGCAGAGCCCCACCTGTTGTCGCAAATTGAGTTTCAGGAAAAGATTGCAAAAGAACAAGGAAAAGAAAAAGTGCCTTTTGAGGCACCGGGAAGCGATAACGAACTTGTCCGGGAATGCAAAGAGTTTCTAGGAGAAAAGTTAAAAGAAGCTTTGTTTACAGGAGAAAAGCCTTTACGAATGGAAGCTGTCAATGATCTAAAGGCAGAGCTCGCCTACTATATTGAGGGCAAGTTTCCAGGACAGGAAAAGGCAAACCCTGCAAAGGACTACTTTGAGTCTGAAATTGACGCCGCGGTTCACGAAGCAGCACTCAAGGAAGGAAAGCGCGTAGATGACAGAAAGTTAGATGAAGTAAGAGAGCTTTCAGGAGAGGTTGGGCTTCTCCCCCGCACTCACGGCTCAGGACTCTTTGTGCGCGAGCGCACCAAAACCCTCTCCATTCTCACCCTGGGAGCGCCCGGAGACCAGAGGCTTATGGAAGGCATGGAGTTTATTGGAAAGAAACGCTTCATGCACCATTACAACTTTCCTCCGTATGCGCCAGGCGAGGTAAAACCCATGCGGGGCCCCGGAAGACGAGATATTGGCCACGGCTTGCTGGCTGAAAAAGCCCTCCTTCCCATTATTCCTTCTGTTGACCAGTTCCCCTATACCATTCGCATTGTGACAGAGGTTGTCTCCTCCAACGGCTCCACCTCCATGGCTGCGGTCTGCTCCTCCGCGCTTGCCTTGTTGGATGCCGGAGTTCCCATCAAAAGACCGGTTGCCGGCATCTCAATGGGAGTAATGATGGCAGAAAACGGCAAGGGTTACGCACTCTTAACTGACATTCAAGGGCCAGAAGACCACCATGGAGACATGGACTTTAAGGTGGCAGGAACCAAAGAAGGAATTACTGCAATTCAGATGGACGTGAAAGTACAAGGCATTAGCAAACAAATATTTAAGGAAGCCCTGGCTGCTGCAAAAGAAGTCAGGTTTAAGATTTTAGATAATGTTATTGAAAAACTGCTGCCCGAGCAAAGAAGGGAGCTTTCACCCTTTGCCCCTCGCATTATTATTCTTAAAATTAAGCCTGAAAAAATTGGCATGGTTATTGGCCCTGGAGGAAAAACCATCAACAAGATTATGGACGAAACCGGAGTAGAAATTGACATTGACGATTCGGGCGAAGTTTTCATTACGACAGACGACCCAGAAATGGCAAAAAAGGCCTCTGACATGGTACAAGGTATTGTAAAAGAGGTTGAGGTGGGAGAACTGTATGAAGGAAAAGTAAAGAAGATAATGGACTTTGGCGCATTCGTTGAAATACTTCCGGGTCACGATGGCTTGGTCCACATTTCCCAACTTGCCAATGAACGAGTTGAGAAGGTGACCGACGTGGTAAACGTGGGAGACAGTATCACCGTAAAGGTTATCAAGATAGATGACCTCGGGAGAATTGATCTTTCTTTGAAAGAGGCAAAAAAAGCGAGTAGCAAAATGCCAGCACAATAG
- a CDS encoding TraR/DksA family transcriptional regulator: MNKKSITKTQQKLEEKKKQLEQELSSFATKDPNVKGDWDTKYPRVPEGDLEDAAGEVEEYSTKLHIEFSLEKQLKEVNNALERIAKGQYGMCENCSKEIPEERLLAIPESRHCTECTAKQ; this comes from the coding sequence GTGAACAAGAAATCAATTACAAAAACACAGCAGAAGTTAGAAGAGAAAAAGAAACAGCTGGAGCAAGAGCTGTCTTCTTTTGCTACCAAAGACCCCAATGTGAAAGGGGACTGGGACACCAAGTACCCCCGTGTTCCAGAGGGGGACCTAGAGGATGCTGCAGGAGAAGTAGAAGAATACTCCACCAAGCTTCACATTGAGTTTAGTTTAGAAAAGCAGCTTAAAGAGGTGAACAACGCTTTGGAGCGCATTGCAAAAGGGCAGTATGGAATGTGTGAGAACTGCAGCAAGGAAATTCCAGAAGAACGGCTCCTTGCCATACCAGAATCACGGCATTGCACGGAGTGTACAGCAAAGCAATAA